The genomic DNA CAATGGGTAACAATAGTGGGTATAGATTCTTATCTTTGATTTTGCAGCTTTAAATTTTGATTCACAGCTTCTGCCTTCCACTTCGCTGACTTGTTTCGACTTCTTTTATCTAAAATTTTGATTCCTATAAGTGTCAACTTCATTCACATTGATTTCTTTGATGTTGTATAGAAGTGTCTTAGATCTTTGTGATTAATAACTTAGTGGTAGTGGTGGATCCTTTTGTGATTTATTACTTGGTGATGATAcaaatctttttatttatatataaatgtatatacccttttttattttgttaattCTTTTGTTCTTAAAGTAGTTCTTTTATTAAAATGGTGGGTGTTTAAATTATTTACATAATTAATCCTTGAAAAGGtgaatgacaaaaataccctcacatgcaaggcacatgatcATGATCAAGTTTAACAGAAAATTATAACTAAGTTAGGACTAAAGGACAAAGCGTGTAGCATTtggaaacattaagtacaaaaaaatgtcaattttaaagacaaaggacaccgcctgtaattTGGTGTAAAAATAACGGACAAAAGTTATAATTTACtctaacaaaaaaaataaataaatacaaaaaatatATGTATGTTTCTAAAGTAAAAAAAAGTTGATTCTATTAAATGTTACATATCTTAACTATTACACACTTTTCCCAACTATTCTTAAAATTTTCTTACACTCCTCTCTAGGGCTGTTCGAAAAGCCCATAGCTCAAGGATCACTCAAAGTTCGTTTAAAAAAGTTCAAAGTCAGCTCGGTTTTAAACGAGCttgctcggctcggctcgatttgtaaagagccgagcccgagccaagGTAGGTTCAATTCGTGGCTCACTCGTTAGTTGGCTCATTGGCTTGCTTGTTTGGCTCATTTAAATTTAACCCCAAAGAGTAAATTGCACAAAACGTCCTTTATGTTTTCTGAAAGAGTTAATTACGTAGTTAGTCACTGtgatttgcacaaaataacatgcttaggtactaatagtttaaaattaccttctagggtattaacttttcattttgtaacgtttggtggtattaacttctagggtattaacatagttagtccctgtggtttgcataaaataacatatttaggtactaatagaatgtgattttaaacctacaaataacgttaatacctccaaacgttacaaaacgaaaagttaataccctagaatgtaattttaaactattagtacccaagaatgttactttgtgcaaaccacagggactaactatgtaattaactctttttgaaatttggaggttccaacctttatgtttaaaacttactaaaaacatcctttaagtttatttttattACGAGTTCAATCCTTTatgactaaccaagttaatttcacCAGTTAAACTACCTCACATGCATAACATGTGAGGGTATATTCGTCATTTTGATTGATATTCTTATAAACCCCTTTTGATCTATTTTAGTTTCTTGTGCAAGCTTCACCAATCCTCAAAATGTGTTCcccttctttttctttcaaatgGCACACACATTCCATTCAAGATTAGTAGAAAGAGAAAGTTcagtagagagagaaaggaagAGGCAtcatatagagagagagagaaactggagagagaggaggaggaggatagagagagagagagaaaccgGCCGGTCTCTTTTTACAACGAAGACAAATAACAAAGATGATCGACATCGATGGTGTGACGACGGAGATAGTAGTTTTCCATGGTAGAGATCGTCGAAGCTACGGTGGTGATGGGTGGTTTACAACAGAAGTACATAGTGGAGGTTAGTGGTGTTCTGGAGGTAGGATTTGGATGGTGGTTTCCAGTGGTCTTGGAGTTGAACAGTTTCCGGCGATGTCGACAATAATATTTTTCCGGTATAACAGGTTACTCTCTCGACACCTGTTGTTTCCTTTTGTTTGGTACATAATGTCTCCTTGAGTAGTTTTGATGGAAACTTTGGGTGTGGTTCATTGATCTGACCGGTGGAGTTGAATGGTGGTTGTTGAAGTTGTTAGAGGTTGTGGCAGTGGTGTGATGACACTCAAGATCGAGTTCGGGACCGTCTGGAGGTGACTCCAGgggcgaagcttgacccgaatgactggaggggggggggggcgaaaacgtataaCCAAAAAAATTCTATGGAACCGGGgggatcgaaaacgtatatacccaaaaatttctatacgtaaactacatatataacactactgagcaaaaagttcggggggtcgggcacccctccccgccccttctatacttcgccaATGGGTGACTCAATGTGGGGGTTAACACAGTCAACGGGTCAAGAATGGTCAACTGATTAATTGAGTCAACCGGGTCATGTTGTTTGTAAAAAGTCACTTGGTTTGTGAGTGATGATCGGAATTTTGTGGGTGATCTGAATTGATCAGAATTTAGATTGTCCAGGGAAGGGTTTTCAGTGGGTTTTATAAGAAGATCGACCAAAATGACGAATAAACTCTCACGTGTTATGCATGTGAGGGAATTGACTGGTGAAATTAACTTGGTTATTCATAAAGGATTGAACCCGtaacaaaaataaacttaaaggGTGGTTTTAGTAAGTTTTAAACATAAAGGTTGGAAACTGCAAGTTTGAGGAAACATAAAGGACGTTTTGTGCATTTTACTCAACCCCaaattatatatgtgtgtgtattctAATATATTTAAGAAATATTTTTTAATTAGTAATATGGTTATTTTTTTATCGAAAGAAATAAATTGTTAAGCTATAATATTAATTAGTAATAttgatttaaaaaatatatgtatCTTAAGGTAAATAACATAGAATTTTTTCTTATTCATTTTATTTATAGTTTACTCAAAATTACTATTATATTACCCTAAATAATGTTTTTTTGGTTTTATGTATATAATTATGTgtaaaaaagtataaaaaataaactttttttaaACAAACGAGCCGGCTCGACGAGCTGGCTCGAGCTATTGAAgagccgagcccgagcccaaCTTTCCAGCTTGTTAAAAAAAAGCCGGCTCAGCTCGATTCGATttttaaacgagccgagcctgagCCCACCCTGGTTCGGTTCTGCTGGCTCGGCTCGTTTTACAGCCCTGCACCTCCTCCTCTCGACTAACTTGCTTAGAAAATGTTAAAGAGAAGTTTGCTGAGAAATTTGTTAAAGAGGTTTGTTGAGAGAATTGTCGAAAGGAATCCGTTACAAAAAAACATTGTTGAGATATTGTCGTAAGGTATCATTCTTTAAATTTAGGCTGCAAACTGCGACTTCTTCGTGCGCAAAATCTGATGTTTGGACACGTCATATTCTTAGACGAATTTTATAAAATCGGCCTAAGGCTTTATAGCCCTGGTGGCATCTTGAGGATGTGATAAGGCTTTGAGACCAATAGGTTCTCGGTTCGATTTTCACAAGGGAggtttttctcatatttattgggttttcacctgaattggtgtatagacattatgcctagtggagatgaatatgatcggCTGTTTTCATAGTGgtatccaaatttgccgttcagatttttttttttttttataaaattgaaGTCAGTAGCCATTTCGTTGAAATTTATCAATAAAATACATCTTTTGGTAATTTTCACAAATTACAAACCTTCatattaaaaaacataaaaattagtCTTAACTGGATTTTTATTCAACACTTCAGTATCACGGTTTGGTTAATTTTGGTGATTACGACAATGATTTgatgtatgtatatatttttattcatttttcaATGTTAAAAAGAAGTTGGAGGAAACAAACGTCAACAGATAGTTCATCTTTATCCCCAAAATTAAAGTCCATgtaaccaaataaattatatattaatTGCAATAATACAGAATTTGAAGTTGAAATTATTACACACTATGATACATTCAGAAAGGAATAGTGCACACACCGGTTTGACTACGGCTGATTAACTCTGAACACGGCGATGGGCTAACTTGAACCGCGCCACCACTTACATCTGAGCACGTCCATGGATCATTTCTCGAACCACTTGACCCAGATAGGTGTATGTTTGCAAGACAAATGTCTGTGAACGGCGAGTTCTTCAAACCCTTGATCAAGCCAGCTTGCAGGACCTTTTCACCCCACACATTCTTAATCCTTATATGTTTCATAACCGGTAGTGCATTTGGGTTGTAGTTTTCGTCAGGGTGGTCGCCTACATCACCGGCTATCTTGATTCCTTTCCGGACGTTTTCCATGAAAACGTTGGAAATGGTAATGTTTCTTATGATTCCACCTCTACCGATGTTTGTTTTTAGATGGATTCCGATGCCGGTGTTTGATAGGGTTATGTGTTCTGCTAATACGTTTGTTACCCCACCGGAAGTTTCACTTCCGACTGCAATTCCGGCGAACGGAGACGATCCGGTGATTCGTCGGATTGTGATGTCGTTACTGGGACGCCCGTAAGCGATTCCGTATTGATCCCATCCACTCTTTACAGCAACGAGGTCATCTCCGACGGAAATGTAGGAGTCCTCTATGCaaacatgggagcttgaatctgaATCAATATAACTTATGTAACGATATTTGAAAATTCTATAAACCGTAAACCAAACCATTCAGTACGGTTTGGAAACTCCTAAATTGACCAACCGAAATTCTTATAATGAACCAAACCAATGACCCGTTTGGCGATTTCAAATCAAGCCATGAACAGCCCAAGAATTTATGGTAAACAAGTAAATGAATATGGTGGTTTTTTGTTTCATATCGTGTACCTGGATCAATCCCATCTGTGTTGGGAGAGCTGGGTGGAGCCAATATTGTGACATACCGAATAACAACATTGCTGCAtgtaaacaaaaataaataaatatatataatcaaatttcaAGAAATTAAATGACTACCTCAATAAAAGTTTCACCATGTACAATATAATTAAAGGAATCGCATATTTGCAGTTTAGGTCATGTTTGCATCTCTATAAGGTCTAAAGTTGTACAAAATGTATCTTTACGGCGTAAAACCTCCCACCATCACGTTGTATAAGAAAATAATTTATTATTGTTATGATCTAGTTTTTGTAATCATACATAACACATTAATTATTTGTACAAATAGTTAGAAAATGTAGGAAGTATTTGGATCAACCAAAACCAGTTTTGACCAACTTTGCAACCTCTAGAATTACActtagggctgtaaatgaaccgaatgttcagcgaacaattcgtgaaccgttcagcgggaagttcgtttatgttcgttcgcaTAATAAATGATGAACAAATACGAACAAGAAATTTTGCTCGATaagttaaacaaacaaacatgaacagaggttgcgttcgttcgtttatgttcgcgaacgttcggtaatgtgttcatTTATGCTCATTTGTGTTGGTTTATCTAAAAGTTTTTTttaggttatatttttatattatggGCTTTAGCTTGATCATTTGAAACCATAGTTATACTATACGCCTCTTTCAACATCCCTCATTTGATCATTTCAATTTCAGTTTATGTTAAAGCTTGACAAGCTTTTAAATTTTTGTGTTAGTTAtgttaagtatttatttatgtttGGTGGATTCTTCGTAATCTTTCTGATAAAAAATGTTGATTGTATTTTTAAGTGTATATGTAACGTttatttgtgttcatttatgttcatgaacatttgtttatgtttgttcgtgTTCGTCTACGTTCGGTATGTTAATGaacatttgtttatgttcatttgtgttcgtcaacgttcaataagtgttcatgaacagttcgttcGGTAAGCATTCGTGAACCGTCCATGAACATGTTcattccttaatgaacgaacacgaacaaggccttgttcgtgttcgtttggttcaTTTACAACCCTAATTACACTCAGTTTTAGCCATGTTTACATGATACCTGCAGTAAACAGGATGAATGTTCCAGAAGGGTGAATTCTTGAAGATGACATTAGAAATGATGATGCCTCGAGAATCCTTAAACTCAACAAGATTTGGTCGAGTGAACTGCAACGTTCTCTGTCTCCACATGTTCCACCACACATCACCTTGCCCATCTATCGTCCCATTTTCACCTGAAATATATTATGTTTACATCAAAATAATATTCAAAGAATAGAGCAGTTGATGCAATACGTTATTTATACATACCAGTAATAATCACATCATGCAAACCGTCTCCGTGGATGAAGCTCATGTACCTTCCCCCTGGACGTTCTCTCCCTCTTCCGTAAGAAGGCAATGGAGCAATTAGAGGCCAGTTTGATGTGTCCTGAAGCATAAATGAAAACATACTACATTGTAAAAGCCATTGGAATATAGTAGATTCTAGTTAATTTGCTCTTGGTTTCTTCATGGCACTTGTAATGGTTTCCATATTTCATTTTGGTTTTCAGGAGTTTTCAAGGAAGATTCACTAGTTTACCTATTGCGAGTATCACAGCTTGTTATGGAAGCTATGCGGTTAACGCGGTAAAATAtcagatatcggtcaaggaccgatatttgggatatcggtaattttaatatcatccagactttatatatatagcattttaacactaacaattcggTATACTCTCCTAACATTAACAAATAAACCTTTGCAACTTGCATAGCAATAACAactgtagcaagtaggaactgattaagactcaaaaaactaacattttaacactaacaatcaacaattaagacttaaaaacactaatagcagcaataagaagaaagacgaatggtagaactaagaagaaaggtactgatatcgggaaaatcggtgatatatctGTCAAATattggtgatatatcggttatatcggtcaaataccGGTGCTATATCAGTtaaatatcggtcaatatcacCGATAATATCGGTATCGATTTTCTGACCGACATTTTACATAACCGATATATCATAGATATTAACTGAATAGCATGGAAGTTTAACACACAACTATGAAAGAAACTATTTCATGAATCATTTGTTTATTTCCTTTCCTTTGACTCTTATAGCCATAACAAAGATGTTTATCTTGAGtcttttttaactttatttctAAGTGTATAACTTGTGAATCTTAACCTGCTTATGGTACAACGTATAAATTTTAGACTTAATCACTTTCTGGACGAAAGGGCCAAGAGAATTTCAAGTCCAAattatataagttaataatatatttttttaaagaaaaaacaaTTGGTATGCTTTTCCATTTTAAAAAATACATTAATTTTTGTGAAAGTCACAAATTATAAAATGCTTAAAAGAATTATCTATGTAAGAATTGAGAAAGGTTGTGGACTACAAtcaacttaaaaaaaacatatgGCTTATATTTAGATAATTAATAACAAAAGAGGAAGCTTTATTGGTGGGACTAAACTAATAATGCCATCCTTTGTATAGCTGTCTATATTTATTTCCCAGAATGCAACAAGTGTATGCACATGACATTGGTCCCGCATGCAAATATAGGAACCCACTAAACTTACTTATCGAGTTATCGTCCATTTCCTTATATGACGTCTCCTTCAGAAGTAAGCTTTACTGCGCTCTATGTTTTGTGGGCCACTAGTTAACTCATCAGGATGGGCAAAGTATTATTCTATCAAACACAATATTATCCACTCATTTTATTACTTGCTTCAATTAGCAATAGTGCAGAATAAGTGGTTTTGGACATCTTGAAAATTACTGAAGAGCAGAAACTCCAATTTacaatataattaaaataaaattcaatGTGTTTTTGGACATCCTGTTAAATATCATCATCTTAGAATTTGAATATTTAAGATTTCCATGAATagcatttgaagaagaaaaactTTGTAGATCAAGATAGATATTTTCATCGCTTTTGAATGAAACAAAGTAATAAACTGATTCCACATTTCACTTCTAAGTTCTAACCAGCCCATTAACTGGAATACTGTATCGACACAAATCTATCGTAAATCATAATGTGTAGCAGGTGGCATACTTGTTTTCAGAAGGTAGCAAATCCAAACACATATTAACAAACAGATATACTAGTCTCATGCGTGAAGCAACAATCCAAACATCAAACGTTTGCTTTCAAATCTGCACATTTTGTCATTATCCTTTTGTTTCGTAGCAACAAATAGACCGTTATagtacatcatcatcatcatcatcatcatcatcgtactcagtatatcccaccaatagcaaagctaaggtagggtctgaggggGGTGAGATCTAGACCGTTATAGTACAAAACTCAATAAAACACACAATGACTCAACAAAATCAAGCAATTATTCATCACattcaaaacaaaacaaagcCTGAGACCATACAAATCA from Helianthus annuus cultivar XRQ/B chromosome 7, HanXRQr2.0-SUNRISE, whole genome shotgun sequence includes the following:
- the LOC110868007 gene encoding probable polygalacturonase, translated to MKYGLVWNLFTCFAVALVFLQCYCSAAGVVTCSGMVPMVYRSDKISITDFGAVGDGETLNTKAFREAIYRIEHLKRRGGTLLYVPPGVYVTEAFNLTSRMTLYLAKGAVIKATQDTSNWPLIAPLPSYGRGRERPGGRYMSFIHGDGLHDVIITGENGTIDGQGDVWWNMWRQRTLQFTRPNLVEFKDSRGIIISNVIFKNSPFWNIHPVYCSNVVIRYVTILAPPSSPNTDGIDPDSSSHVCIEDSYISVGDDLVAVKSGWDQYGIAYGRPSNDITIRRITGSSPFAGIAVGSETSGGVTNVLAEHITLSNTGIGIHLKTNIGRGGIIRNITISNVFMENVRKGIKIAGDVGDHPDENYNPNALPVMKHIRIKNVWGEKVLQAGLIKGLKNSPFTDICLANIHLSGSSGSRNDPWTCSDVSGGAVQVSPSPCSELISRSQTGVCTIPF